ATGGTGTTTTCTGTTATATAATTTCTGAACCCAAAGTGTGAAGAAATTGGACATTATAACATTTCCTTCTCTTCCTTAAAGAGGGAACATTTATCAATTTGATGTCATTAAATGTAAAAAACAATTTATGTATTCTGAGAATTTTGTGTATTATTCTGTATTGAAATAGGAGCTTAAATTTACATgatttgtgaatttcaaattaggaCTACATATATCTTTCAATCGTGTTTTCATGGAATTGCACATTAATTCACTTTGCTAGTtacacatatgaagagcttagtttcaaaaccccttacatcctcTGCCCAattttttgagaacacatcaaaaagatcatcaaaaaaatcactgatatgggggtttgcaacaaaagcagtttttggcgggatgcttgggtaggatgagcatcctgccaaaaactgcttttgttgcaaaccccatatcggtgattattttgatgatcttttgatgtgttctcaaaagtgggcaagtggatgtaaggggttttgaaactaagctcttcatatgtataaCAGTTCTATAGAACTTAAACAAAATATCATTAAATAATCTACATGGTGTTAAGGCGAGTAGGATGGGATGAGCATTATTATTTCAATGTTACGTTAGCCATTAAACTGATATTTGATTGCAAACAGTGCTAAGTCATGCTCCCCTCCGTCCCACCTTAACACGTCCATTGAAGTTTGATTTACAAAGCctttactgtaaaagtagaaattttcgcgaggtttttattttcgcgaatttcgcgagtggacataaaatcgcgaaaataaaaactcgcgaaagtaaccttttgcattaggtttctaatgtatcaatatcaaaaccgcgaaatgtaATTCTTgctcaattgacaaaatcttcaaaatcgcgaatacatcttctcgcgaaaatattgacttttacagtaggcTATGTTGCTTCTTCTTCAAGTTAAGTTGAGGATTCTTTTTAAGTTGTGCCCAATCTAGGCAACTGTAATATTTGATCCCTGAATGTCATTTCACCTCAAGACCTTAAATAGACTTTTCTCATATTCCCCTCAACCAAGAATTATGTGCATTATATTttggaaattttgaaatttggaccccttaatgacctctaATGATTTGCGTTCCCAATATATCTTATGTGTACCAAATTTAAGCTTAAATTTGTCAGTTTCAAATTTCATCCCTCCATGCTCTTTGACTTCATGTATTTTTTGAATCTCGCATATGTACATGTACGGTACCAAACATTGTTCAAATTATCTGATACATCCAAATGCAATGAAATACATAGCTGCCTGATGGACAGACAGGCAGATACCACTCTTTATATTAGTATAATAGATTATTTGTTGTAACtcaatgtcaaattgaaacattaggcctaaaaacaaagaaaaatttgCATTGCCCTTAAAGCTTCAATGTCAGgaaataagaaataataaaagaaataatttCCCACATAAAATGTTCAGCAATGCAATGCAAGTTCTGCACAAAATATGATGATAAACAATGTTTTCTTACTCCAGATCTTTTCATCACAATGACATGCAATCCAAACTTCTTCCACATGAAACAGCAGCAAGTGACAGACCAGATATTGTAGTGCGAGTCTTCATGATGAAGATGAAGCAGTTAATCAATGAACTGACACACAATCATATCCTAGGAAAAGTAATTGCTTTTGTGTATGTAATCAAATTTCAGAAGAGGGCTGAATGAAATGAAAGATTGATGGAAATATTTGTTCTGCGTAATATGATTATACCACATTCGGTTTTCCCTCGACGCACATAGCTATGTCAACTGATCTGCCCTGTATTGAGATACCTACAGGATTTCTGTGTACACAATGTTCTTGGTAAGGCACTGCACTTGTCCAATCATATTTTGTGTACGCTTCGGTGTCAGGACAGTGATGTTTTCAAATGATCTAGCTCTTGACAGGGCAACATAAAGCTGTCCATGTGTGAAGACTGGCTCTGGCAGATAAAGTCCAACATGGTCTAGAGTTTGACCCTGAGATTTGTTGATGGTCATGGAGAATGCGACTCTCACTGGAAACTGTCGGCGTCTTAAGGTGAATGGGAGCCCTGTGTCTGATGGTGACAGAGTGATTCGTGGTATTAAAACTCTATTGCCATGATGACGCCCTGTGCAAATTTCACACTCAATGACATGTTGATTTAGACTGTGGACTATTAAGCGAGTGCCATTCAGTAGTCCTCGTGCTGGGTCTAGGTTTCTGAGAAGCATTATTGGGGCATGTACCTTGAGGGTAAGGTCATGTGGTGGAAGTCCAGAGGGTGTGAGCGAATGTAAGAACTCTGTAGGGTAGAGTGAAGCCTGACTCTCTGCATCTACACTATCTGCACTGCTATATGTGAACGGGGGTCCGGGAAACTGCTCCATCATCATTGCATTAATTTGATCTACAGTGGTGTTCTTTGTGGTGAGGATTGCCCGAGAGCATAGGAAGTTACTATCCCGATGATTGGATGGCATATTTGGGAAAACTTTAGTGATGAGGTCTTGTAGACATCCATCTTCTGATTGGAGGGAAATGTTTGGTGGAAGCGTCACAATGTCCTCTTCACCACAGTGCGTGGAGGTTGGCTCAACACCATTACCAATCCGGAGGAGGTAGTTGGGGAATGTGGAGTCTCCTGATGCTGATGCTCTCATGTTGCATGTCAGTTGGAGTGTTTTGACATGTTTCCAGAGTGTTGACCTTTTAAAGGCTGACTGCACAATGGTAGCTCTGTTGCCATGGCGTACAACAGGAAGCACCTGTCGGAAGTCTCCTCCGAATGCCACAACTTTTCCTCCAAATGGCTTGTCAGATTGTGTGAGGCTACGTAATGATCTCTCAAGGCATTCAATTACCTGTTTGTGTGCCATGGGTGCCTCATCAAAGATTATGAGACTTGCGTCTTTGATGAGTTTTGCGATGTCAGTGTTTCTCCCTATATTGCAAGTTGAAGTTTGCTGAATTGGAATGGGTATTTTGAATGCACTGTGTGCTGTCCGTGCGACATCTAACATTTCAGCTGCAATACCGGATGTGGCAACAGGGATGACAATCTTGTTCTGAGATCGGAGTGTGGCAGCCAATGTGTTGTATATGAATGTTTTGCCAGTTCCACCAGGACCATCAATGAAAAATGCTGTGTGTTCAGCCATGTCAGGGTTTGATGTTGTTGCAATGATCTCATCGTACACTGCCCTTTGATCTGCATTCATCATCTCTATGTTTGTTGAAGCTTTTCTTGCTTGTTCAGGTATTGAAAAAGATGTGAAATGATGGATGatattggagactgcttgctctTGTTGGGTCTCAGGGAGCCCTTCATAATCACTTAGGCGCTTGCCATGTATCTGGAGGTGATGGTCAATATCAAGAAGTGcagtgttgatgacatcattGCTGGGACCAACTTCTGTTTTGCCATGCCTTCGGTATTGAATGTCCTCACACAGAGGGGCTTTGTGGTTATTCCACAATTTGCCTGGTTCTGCAGGTGATGCAAAAACCAAGATAATGGCAAATAGGTGACGCAGCTGGCTGGGCATCTTATACTGAGCTGCTTCAGTGAGACAGGTGTCCCACTCAGCGTCACTCTCCAGGAGTCCGAGTTTAAGGGTTGCCTCTTTGTATGTGGAGCATATCGTCCCATCATTCAGTGTTCGAAGATCGAAGAAGCTGGTTGCTCCACGCACATGTGTCAGAAGCATTCGGAGATAATATCTTTCTCCTTGAGCTGGAGATGCTGTACACATCCGTCCTATAGTGCCACCTTTCTTTCTTGGTCTCCACTGTCTGCTTTGAGCATTCCATGTGTATTTCTCTGGGAAATCTGTATAGAGTAGCTTTCTTGCTTCAGCATCTCTTTGGTTGGTTTTGAACCACGCCATCAGTGTTGTGTCTTTTGCTTTTTCAAGTGCATCAGTAGCATGGCCCTCTTTGAAGAGTATTTGCTGCTGACCCTCAAGATGCACACTTAATCGTTGGATTGCAGGTGATCTATCATGCAGTATGTAGTGGAAAATTCTCCAGCATGCTTCTTGTGGTGTGATAAAGCGGGCATTTACATAATTGCTGATTTCGTCTATCACTTTTGTTGGTTGATCTCCACTGCTTTGTTGCTGTGATGGTTGCTGTTGACTGATCTGTGCTGTAATCATATCATTGCCTTTGTTGTTGATATTACTAGCCTGGACTATTTAACAGCTAAAGTGTATTTCTTCGCTTCGTATTTATTGTGTATTGTataggctgtttatttatttataattattataatttatgtatttattatttattctatttgtttatttatttattattatttacttagttgttcatctaacaaaattagtagCATCAAATATGTCTGCATAGAGGCCCAAGGGAAGGttcatggcaatatttttgtattgtccacttgatgaggtgattagatttagtgcaatgtcatgttatacaataggaacaatagccatcagccgaatggttacaggaagttgaacTCTTTCATTCAGTGGAATCTATACATATAACTATATTGCCAGTTTTAGTTAGTTGCCCAATTGGCCGACTTTTGACTTTCGTCCCGCGACAAACAAAGTGCTCCCGCCATTTCGCGACAttttggctactttgaaaatctcacccgcgaaatccgctgtttatttatttatttataattattataatttatgtatttattatttatttatttattattatttacttagttgttcatctaacaaaattagtaaATTTTTATGGGAACCATGTATCTGTTATGTGGGTagtatgttttattattaataagCGGGTTAATAAGATAGTGATAAAAGATAATAGCATCAAATATGTCTGCATATAGGCCCAAGGGAAGGttcatggcaatatttttgtattgtccacttgatgaggtgattagatttagtgcaatgtcatgttatacaataggaacaatagccgtcagccgaatggttacaggaagttgaacTCTTTCATTCAGTGGAATCATAACTATATTGCCAGTTTTAGttgcccaattaggcgacttttgacttTAGATCGCGACAAACAAAGTGCTCCCAGCGATTTCGCGACATTTTgactactttgaaaatctcacacgcgaaatccattaaatattaggcgatttttgaaaagccgacttcataattgttaaattggatattctgtcacagtcaatggtccttcaaaacaaaacctccaaacaactaattcaaataaaaagaaaacattctgtggttagtgtgcatccaagtatgacaatgggaaacaaattaaagttGATACGCTTTGGGGAGATAACTGATATAAGGGCTTAATCCCCatgattatccttagaatattcccatatcAATTCTCACAAGTGGCTTAAGACGACAAAAGTGCCAAGCGGGGGGCCAAGTTTCTCTTTTCATGTAGGTTCACTTgggtttattaaaaataacataacaacatGTCGTCACGGTTCCATGACTCTGGGGAGTTTGGCAGTGGCTGAAAATaggttagtctacattaccagtcgttatctttttttttttttttttgaaaatcaactaattttacaaaaatgcatgatgtaggcctatgaaagaggttgttttggggttaattaaaaatatcactaACTACATGACATTATACATTGGCACGGAGGGGGGGGCACGGAGGCGATGAAAATAGAAAATAGCTTagactacattaccagtcgttatccacggaCCGGGAGGTGTTCTGGGTTGATTGATTGAAACTCATGGttataaaaaattgtataaaaaggaATGGTAGGCCtagtattattttttatttttattagcaAGAAAGTATATTCGCAAAGTATAAGGTCTCACATAAATttatcatgaaatttaaaaaaaaaattggttttcataatgacaatttgacttccagtacgGCGTGTACAAGCACGACCCGAAATATTATGATGCATCCATCATCATGCACAAATCGGATCAaggtattttcaaaatgaaacatttgtcaaaaatgaggaaaccaCAGTAATGACAAAGTTGAGTCCCATGCAAATACACGtagttgtgacgtggtatataaaaggagacacttttgggcaggatcgtaaatggagaaatgtaTAACTACCCTGTggtgattttttcataatttgggtttgttataaattgttGATGTTAACGTTAATAATGTTTTTTCAGACacttttcaaggtcattcctactaACATTGTTCAAGTTATCATACCTCCTCcttatatagtaggcctatcaatgcTGACATACTGTGCATGGGTTCCTTGGGCACGGGTTACAGCTTTATGGTAtttaagggtcttttggtgaaaagcTCAGTCTTTGAGTCCTTCCCCGCCAGAGTCCTTTTTTTCTcaagtttctttctttcattcatttacgAATATTATTATGCAGTGCATGGTGATGATGGGGATACAGTTAGATAAGATAGTCATGATGATGGTCTGAGACTAGGTATTTTTGTCTTAGATTATGCATGGTAGGGTCTTTTGGGGACAAATGCTCAAAGTCTATAGTTTTTACACGGGAACCCTTCTTGATCGTTCATCTTTTGTTCTAGTCTTGATTTAGTGGTATAAATGTACCAAAACCTGGACCACCTCCTCCTCACATAATAGGTTATACTCATTTTACAGATGAGCTCAGATGCTAGCTGCAGGCCCGTGCACGAGGGGGGGGGGTGTGCTTGACCGCAcctcccaaatttgcaaaagtatacaaaaagtcccaaaattcaagaatttgtgagcgtagcgaaacaaaaaatcagttttttacgtttttgggtcaaaaaggtccaaattttggggaaaagtccactttttacaaaatcgcccccccccctttggaaaaaattccactttttcaaaatcagcaccccccccaaaaaaatcctgcgtacgggcctggctagCTGCATGATCTGAGTTGCGCTTTTCTAACCGTTTAGCTTACGGCCTATACCTTTTGCCTATTACACATCATGATCATgcacattatatttatttacTGATTTTTAGCAAACACCATGCCTATATAAAGTATTATAATATTAATCATATATGAAAAAGGGTGCAATCTGACTATTTGATTTGCAAATGATTGATAGTATTTGATCATGCCGATGGATATTGCTACATGCTGCAGGGCGTTGTACCACGCTGGTGTTCCTTTGTTAAAAGGAAAATCCCTAATTGGAAAGCGGTCAAAGAGCTTTTCCCGATAAATTCTTTGTTGAATgataggattttcatgaatttcaCATTAGACTATCGTAATAATTTACTAATGTAAATTTGATAATCGACTATTATCATTATCAGTAACACCCATTACAGGGCCTCGATCTACACCTACGacatgcaaaaataaaataatgaatagagTGCAcacatcttccaaatctaggtatatcaaacacccagatttggaagtaaatacaaatatatgttgttaaataaacaaacaaagaaacaaataaataaataaataaaataagtaacCACATGATCTTCAGGTGAACAAATATGACTTACATGTATACTCGACTGACAAATTATGTTGATTAATATTTTTGAGCAAGTTTGTATGGGGTGCGGTGAAACTGAGTTTATCTTACTTTTAGAAAATTAATCTAGAAAATTTAATTTagagaaatcaaatttaaatatttgcggTCGTGCGATTTTTTATAACCCGGTCTTTAGGGGCCATGGATTGTAATCCATACAGATGCAGAGTGTAAACTCTGTCGGGAATCACGTAGTTCAAACTTTAAAGTTTCCGGGGAGGGGGACACTCTAATAGTAAAATGACATGCATGTGCGGAAAAaccccaaaatcagttctttctGCAGTTTTTTGAGCCATATTCTAAAACTTGGTTGCCGATCTTATAACAGTATAGAGTGTccccacaaaatggtcttgggagcaAAAAAATGGCTTTTTgggtgaaaacaagaaaaaaatggaTCTTTGGAGGTGGTGAAGGGGATCTTTGGAGGAAAGCAAGAAAAATAAATGGGCAAaaacaggagaaaaagaaaaaaatataatgcAGATATTTATTATCAGTTGAACTGATGGAATTCCAGTATTTTGCGTATAGTACTCCTTAGTCTTTACCGTTTAGTATTAATTTAATTCTCCTACAAGTATAAGTTCTAACTATCCTTGTACTTTACTACTTTTAGAACATTTTAATCTCACCTTATCAGTGGTTATATTACAGATTCCCGAATGATAGTTATGTAGATTCCATTGATTAATATACACCAGTCAATGATTGAAATAattcaacttcctgtaaccattcggctattgttcctattgtataacatgacattgcgctaatcacctcatcaagtggacaatacaaaaatattgccatgatccttccatatgcaaacatatttatcaatatacaataaacagataaatagtattaaaaatgtactaattttgttagatgaacaactttaattaataataataaataaataaataaataaataaataaataaataaataaataaataaataaataaataaataaattaacaaacaaacaatacataataaatacataaataacaggaaaAAAGAGAATAcacttaacataacataacaataatTAGTCTGAgctatcaacaaaaaaaaacccacagtaaataataataatgataataatatgcctaataatattaacaataatagtaatataatgataacaatactcACAGTAATAACAAAAGATATAATGTGCGTATGCACTGTTCAATTTAGGTAAATTCATTGAATGTATAAACTATTATTAACTATTAGTCTTTTATAGGCCCTGCTGCAtgccattcaacattgatcgattattataggccctacgtgtgatcagctggtgatagctcatacagaacacggtgcatacattggataaataagatgattaatttccttatattagttccttctaagttcaagattctaaacaattattatattcatatgcattcttgattcactgtcatgactgtcacgctcaaagaagcgttttaacacgaggggatgaaatgtctaggggatgaaatgtccaggggatgaagtgtccaggggatgaagtgtccaggggatgaagtgtccagtattcatgtgaagtatagacaacatatttaggaaggtttccttcttaaaaagcttcttttaaatttcaatgtaaatttgtacgggtattgccggtttaggccattttgactgactagcaaatgtgttaactgaggtttccctgtcatacctACATCATTACATGTAAGGCTTGAGTTGAAAAGCTTATAAATCTGAATCTGATTTGATACTGTCCAACATTACTTGCTTGCGTAGCAAATGTAGAAGTAATCCGGACAGGGTTGTGAGTGCGCAATGCTATAATTTGTTACTCTCTTATAGTAAATACCAGAGAACTTCAACGGTGGCTTTTTCTAACATCGCGTCACAGTAAACATGGAAGTGAGGTTTTGATTTGCTAATTAATAATTCATAACCTTCGCATATCACGCCATAtctgcgtcccaatcaaattggtcgTTAGATGATATAAgcacaccggcgcggaggttaaTATTGATGTCCATCAACACTGATATTCAaaagtatctcattttggaaaatggatctcatatttGTAATCGTCTCAAATTGAATAGATTTGAGAAGCAATTTGAGATCCAATATGAGATCCAATTTGAGTGACAAATTGAGATAACCCAATTAGGTTTTATCGGGTGCTCAGTTGctaactattataggcctactatagtaaagagattcatttggtaggattgttgaaaTCATAAACTGGTATTTTTGTCAGCCAAATtactcacgaatctgagctttcgccatcttggctgatggcttgatcacagacagggttcgatttactttgaaataTTTGTGTAGCAATTTTTAGCCAAAACCTAATTTAggcgatgttcttataatattagcatatatgtttaaatattgtaaaaaattgctatacaagctaaAATTtttgtagcaggttgtccaaaatggggagcaatTTGCTCCACGACACCAGTTAAATCGATCcctgatcacagatgaactggtccactgcttttctcgcgagacttggttgctaaggacgcatcctcgttacccggaagtgatgttgattttaacagtgggtcatatacatgatctagaaagtgtgcatgaaaaaatgtgaaaatat
Above is a window of Amphiura filiformis chromosome 7, Afil_fr2py, whole genome shotgun sequence DNA encoding:
- the LOC140157929 gene encoding uncharacterized protein yields the protein MITAQISQQQPSQQQSSGDQPTKVIDEISNYVNARFITPQEACWRIFHYILHDRSPAIQRLSVHLEGQQQILFKEGHATDALEKAKDTTLMAWFKTNQRDAEARKLLYTDFPEKYTWNAQSRQWRPRKKGGTIGRMCTASPAQGERYYLRMLLTHVRGATSFFDLRTLNDGTICSTYKEATLKLGLLESDAEWDTCLTEAAQYKMPSQLRHLFAIILVFASPAEPGKLWNNHKAPLCEDIQYRRHGKTEVGPSNDVINTALLDIDHHLQIHGKRLSDYEGLPETQQEQAVSNIIHHFTSFSIPEQARKASTNIEMMNADQRAVYDEIIATTSNPDMAEHTAFFIDGPGGTGKTFIYNTLAATLRSQNKIVIPVATSGIAAEMLDVARTAHSAFKIPIPIQQTSTCNIGRNTDIAKLIKDASLIIFDEAPMAHKQVIECLERSLRSLTQSDKPFGGKVVAFGGDFRQVLPVVRHGNRATIVQSAFKRSTLWKHVKTLQLTCNMRASASGDSTFPNYLLRIGNGVEPTSTHCGEEDIVTLPPNISLQSEDGCLQDLITKVFPNMPSNHRDSNFLCSRAILTTKNTTVDQINAMMMEQFPGPPFTYSSADSVDAESQASLYPTEFLHSLTPSGLPPHDLTLKVHAPIMLLRNLDPARGLLNGTRLIVHSLNQHVIECEICTGRHHGNRVLIPRITLSPSDTGLPFTLRRRQFPVRVAFSMTINKSQGQTLDHVGLYLPEPVFTHGQLYVALSRARSFENITVLTPKRTQNMIGQVQCLTKNIVYTEIL